One window from the genome of Rubinisphaera margarita encodes:
- a CDS encoding SDR family NAD(P)-dependent oxidoreductase, whose product MWNIERSRAVITGAASGIGQQLALQLAAKKVHLCLIDVRSEPLEETAERCRKAGIFVQTVAQDLCDPDAPQIVIDAVKRDLGGAEILVNNAGIAYYGRTEDMSIEQREQLLTVNFMAPVRLTHAFIPLLLENRRSHVLNMASMYGLFPTQRSTMYHASKYGLLGFSMALRVEYARYGLGATAMAPGFVRTEMFDSMMLPDGREQKTPPRWITTTPEKVARKSIRAIQKNRRLVPITLSAYAGYYLQRFLPGLVDLGYHLERRKLHPITLEAAARPPAPVTPEELLVKQPESTP is encoded by the coding sequence ATGTGGAATATCGAGAGAAGTCGAGCCGTGATTACCGGAGCCGCTTCGGGCATCGGACAGCAACTCGCTTTGCAGCTGGCCGCAAAGAAGGTCCATCTTTGCCTGATCGACGTCCGCTCCGAGCCGCTCGAAGAAACTGCCGAACGTTGCCGGAAAGCGGGCATCTTCGTCCAGACGGTGGCTCAGGATCTGTGTGATCCCGATGCTCCGCAGATCGTCATCGACGCCGTGAAACGGGATCTCGGTGGCGCGGAGATTCTCGTTAACAATGCCGGCATCGCCTACTACGGTCGAACCGAAGACATGTCGATCGAACAGCGGGAACAGCTGCTGACCGTGAACTTCATGGCTCCGGTCCGGTTGACGCATGCCTTCATTCCGTTGCTCCTGGAGAATCGCCGGTCTCATGTCTTGAACATGGCCAGTATGTACGGTCTGTTTCCGACACAGCGGAGCACCATGTATCACGCTTCGAAGTACGGCCTGCTCGGATTCTCGATGGCTCTGCGTGTCGAGTACGCCCGGTATGGCCTGGGCGCCACGGCGATGGCACCCGGATTTGTGCGGACCGAGATGTTCGATTCGATGATGTTACCGGACGGCCGCGAGCAGAAAACGCCGCCCCGCTGGATCACAACCACGCCGGAAAAGGTGGCCCGCAAATCGATCCGGGCGATTCAGAAGAACCGGCGACTCGTTCCGATTACACTCTCGGCTTACGCTGGTTATTATCTCCAGCGGTTTTTGCCAGGCCTGGTCGACCTGGGCTACCATCTTGAACGGCGGAAGCTGCATCCGATTACCCTCGAAGCAGCCGCTCGACCACCCGCCCCGGTGACACCTGAAGAACTGCTGGTGAAGCAGCCGGAATCGACGCCCTGA
- a CDS encoding deoxyhypusine synthase family protein, whose protein sequence is MNSDCPGQHRQLHDGRSDGLVPLEPINVQKANSFAELLNAMSRTAFGGRQLGEAFDVLSEMTRDKSCKVVMTLSGAMTVAKQGQIFCELIDRGIVDCVVATGALMAHGLTESIGLTHYRYDPTKSDEDLYEQGYNRIYDTLEMESNLNNVEVVVRKVLNDSQPEDGVWSSARLCRALGAELDRLDEGPGILRSAYQRNVPVFIPAFSDSEIGLDVSTWAMKNALAKTGKDVASLNSEEVLQAIAPFNPFYDLQEYARFIQASETVGIFTIGGGVPRNWAQQVGPYIDITNARVGTDLTAPRFKYGVRICPEPVHWGGLSGCTYSEGVSWGKFVPPHEGGRFAEVYCDATAVLPLLSKGLFETFEKK, encoded by the coding sequence ATGAATTCCGATTGCCCCGGTCAGCACCGTCAGCTTCACGATGGTCGCAGCGACGGACTCGTGCCGCTCGAACCGATCAACGTCCAGAAGGCGAACTCGTTCGCCGAACTCCTGAATGCGATGTCGCGAACCGCATTCGGCGGACGTCAGCTCGGGGAAGCCTTCGATGTGCTCAGTGAAATGACCCGCGACAAGAGCTGCAAAGTGGTGATGACCCTCTCCGGGGCCATGACTGTCGCCAAGCAGGGACAGATTTTCTGCGAGCTGATCGATCGCGGCATCGTCGACTGTGTTGTCGCCACGGGGGCGTTGATGGCTCACGGTCTGACCGAATCGATCGGCCTGACCCACTACCGCTACGATCCGACGAAGTCCGATGAAGATCTGTACGAGCAGGGCTACAACCGGATCTACGATACGCTGGAGATGGAGTCGAACCTCAACAACGTCGAGGTCGTTGTCCGCAAGGTACTCAACGATTCGCAGCCTGAAGACGGTGTCTGGTCATCGGCTCGTCTCTGCCGGGCGCTGGGAGCGGAACTTGATCGCCTCGATGAAGGTCCGGGGATTCTTCGCAGTGCGTACCAGCGGAATGTTCCCGTCTTCATTCCGGCCTTTTCCGACAGCGAAATCGGTCTCGATGTTTCCACCTGGGCGATGAAAAACGCGCTTGCGAAAACCGGCAAGGACGTCGCTTCGCTCAACTCCGAAGAAGTGCTCCAGGCGATCGCACCGTTCAACCCCTTCTACGATTTGCAGGAGTACGCCCGCTTCATTCAGGCGAGTGAAACGGTCGGTATCTTCACGATTGGTGGCGGCGTGCCCCGCAACTGGGCTCAACAGGTGGGCCCCTACATCGACATCACCAACGCCCGCGTTGGCACCGACCTGACCGCTCCTCGATTCAAGTACGGCGTTCGCATCTGTCCGGAGCCAGTGCACTGGGGTGGACTGTCCGGCTGCACGTACTCCGAAGGGGTCAGCTGGGGCAAGTTCGTCCCACCTCACGAAGGCGGCCGCTTCGCCGAAGTCTACTGCGACGCCACCGCCGTACTGCCCCTTCTCTCCAAGGGGCTCTTCGAGACCTTCGAGAAGAAGTAG